CGCCTCATAGAACATGCTCAGCGGAAACTCGTCCGGCAGCACGTCGTCCACCAGCTTGCGCGGCGGCTGGGTCAGGTCCAGGGCGTCCGGGCCCTTGGCCCACTTGGAGCCGGGGTGCGGGGCGAGGTAGGCGGAGACCAGTTCGTAGCCGGCGAACCAGTGCACCAGCTTGGGGCGGTCGATGCCGTCCCGGTAGAGCTTCTCGATCTCGGCGCACAGCTGGTTGGTGACCTGCGGGGCGCGCTCCCAGTCGATGGAGAGCTTGTTGTCGGTCCACCGGACGACATCGTGCTTGTGCAGGTAGGCGAAGAGCAGCTGGCCGCCGAGGCCGTCGTAGTTGCGGTTGCGGTCACCGGTGACGGGGAAGCGGAACATACGGTCGAAGAGCACCGCGTACTGCACGTCACGGGCCTGCGGGACGCCGTCCGCCTGGAGCTTCACGGCCTCCTTGAAGGCGGTGAGGTCGCAGCGCAGCTCCTCCAGGCCGTACATCCAGAACGGCTGGCGCTGCTTGATCATGAACGGGTCGAACGGCAGGTCGCCGTGGCTGTGGGTGCGGTCGTGGATCATGTCCCAGAGCACGAAGGCCTCTTCGCAGCGCTTCTGGTCGTGCACCATGGCGGCGATGTCCTCGGGCAGCTCCAGGCCCAGGATGTCCACGGCGGCGTCGGTGACACGGCGGAACCGGGCGGCCTCGCGGTCACAGAAGATGCCACCCCAGGAGAAACGTTCCGGCGCCTCCCGGACGGCGATGGTCTCCGGGAAGAGGACGGCGGAGTTGGTGTCGTAGCCCGAGGTGAAGTCCTCGAAGGTGATGCCGCAGAAGAGCGGGTTGTCGTACCGGGTGCGCTCCAGCTCGGCCAGCCAGTCCGGCCAGACCATGCGCAGCACGACCGCCTCCAGATTGCGGTCCGGGTTGCCGTTCTGGGTGTACATCGGGAAGACGACCAGGTGCTGGAGGCCGTCCGCGCGGTGGGCGGCGGGCTGGAAGGCCAGCAGCGAGTCCAGGAAGTCCGGGACCTCGAAGCCGCCCTCGGCCCAGCGGCGCAGGTCCTTGACGAGAGCCTGGTGGTAGGCGGCGTCGTGCGGGACCAGCGGGGAGAGCTCTCCGACCGCGTCGGCGACGCGCTCGACGGCCGCCACGGCGTCGGCCCGGCGCGGCGCGCCCTCGGCGGCGAAGTCGATCGACCCGTCCTTCGACTGCCATGGCCGGATCCGCTCCACGGCATCCTTGAGCACGGCCCAGGCCGGGTGCTCGACCACCCTGGTCGGCGAAGGAATCCGCTCCTCCGCGCCTGCCTGCACAAGAATTTCCGTCATGACCCATCCTCCACGGGAGAACCTCGCGTATGGATACCGTATGCGCACCCCGTTTCACTCAGCAAGAGCAGGGGCCGGAAATTATTCTGTCCACTCCCTTGGTCACCGATGTTTTTCCTGCCGTAAACCGTGACGGCGCTCACTTTCGCCAACGGCGCACGCTCCCCGGCGCGACGGCGCAGCCGGTGGTCAAGGGTGCGGGGGACGCGCCCACCGGAGGGTGACGGCCAAGGCGGATACCGGCCAACTGCCGCCTGTTCCGGCTCCCGAATGCCCGGCGCAGCCGCGGGTCCATCGCACGGCCCGGCCATTAGGCTGCGGCCTTGCCGCGTGGACGACGACGTCCGGCACGGGTCCGTCGGTCCGCGCGTCGCCGAGCCGCCGTCGACGGAAGCGAGTTGAACCTTGAACTTCCTTACCATCGGTCATCGCGGGGTCATGGGCGTCGAGCCCGAGAACACCCTCCGTTCCTTCGTCGCCGCGCAGCGGGCCGGCCTGGACCTGATCGAACTCGATCTGCACCTGAGCAAGGACGGCGCCCTGGTCGTCATGCACGACGCGGAGGTGGACCGCACCACCGACGGCTCCGGGCCGATCGCCGAGAA
This sequence is a window from Streptomyces rubradiris. Protein-coding genes within it:
- a CDS encoding DUF6421 family protein, whose protein sequence is MTEILVQAGAEERIPSPTRVVEHPAWAVLKDAVERIRPWQSKDGSIDFAAEGAPRRADAVAAVERVADAVGELSPLVPHDAAYHQALVKDLRRWAEGGFEVPDFLDSLLAFQPAAHRADGLQHLVVFPMYTQNGNPDRNLEAVVLRMVWPDWLAELERTRYDNPLFCGITFEDFTSGYDTNSAVLFPETIAVREAPERFSWGGIFCDREAARFRRVTDAAVDILGLELPEDIAAMVHDQKRCEEAFVLWDMIHDRTHSHGDLPFDPFMIKQRQPFWMYGLEELRCDLTAFKEAVKLQADGVPQARDVQYAVLFDRMFRFPVTGDRNRNYDGLGGQLLFAYLHKHDVVRWTDNKLSIDWERAPQVTNQLCAEIEKLYRDGIDRPKLVHWFAGYELVSAYLAPHPGSKWAKGPDALDLTQPPRKLVDDVLPDEFPLSMFYEALAKKLKNVIASTKGITADGAERIAA